The DNA region CGCCGCCGCAGCGATGTGATGGAGGCGTGGATCCTCCTGCTCGCCTGGGCGGCCGGGTTGGCCGGGGGCACCGCGGTCGGGGTCCTGGGCGCACAGGCCATGGACGACGCCGTGGAACGGCAGAGGGCGGCACGGCACCCGGTCCGCGCCGTCCTGTCGGAAACCGCGCCCGGGGGTGCGCGCGACGGGGACAGCGACACCGGGTTCGACCGCGTGCGGGCAAGGGTGCGCTGGGCGGACGGCGACGGCATCCTCCATCACGGCCGGGCGTCCGTACGGCCCGGCACCAGGAAGGGCACCGTTCTGGCTCTGTGGGCCGACGCGCACGGCCGTCTGGTGTCCGCCCCCATCAGCCGCACCGACGGCACCGCACGTGTGGTGGTGACCGGCGCCGGCGCGGCTTCGCTCACCTGCCTGGTGTTCCTCGCGGGCGGGCGCGTGGCGCGCCTGCGCGTCGAGCAACAGGCCACCGAACGATGGGGCCATGAGTGGGATCAGCTGGGTCCGCGATGGGGTCGTGCGGCCGGCTGACAGCGGGCGGCGCGTCACGGGCCGGGGCCGGAGCACCGCCGCTGCGCGCGGAACCGTCGCGCACCCCCGTCCGTGGCGTGCCGGGTTCCGGGACGCGCCGGCCCCCAGCCGCACCCGGCCGCGGACCACCTGCGCGCGTGTGCGAGCTCGCCTCCGCTGTCCTCATCCGCGCCCCGACGGCCAGCTCGTGACGAGGCTGTTGTCCCGGCGCGTCACCTTGGTGCCCAAGGGGGCGCAGGCTTCGGTGAGCCGCTCGGCGATCCAGCGGTACTCGGCCTGGTCGGCCAGGCGGGTGTGGGCGTGGTCCAGGGCGATGGGGACGGCCTCGGTGCGCCGCGGTCCGTCCTCGTCCAGGGTCACCAGCCAGAGCAGCCCCAGGTCGTTGCGGAGTACCGGGTGGGTGGCGTAGTCGCCGATGAAGTCGCCCAGGTCGAACAGGACACGGCGGGTGAAGCCGTGGAAGAGGTGGGCCGCGTGGCCGGCCACCAGCGTCGCCCCCGCGTCGACGAAGGCATCGGCCGCGCGGCGCACGTACGGCACCGGGCGGCCCACCATGGTCGGCCCCCAGTGCACGCTGACCACGGTGACGTCGGTTTCATGGCGTACGGAGCGGATCCGGTCGGTCAGCCAGCGCGGTG from Streptomyces flavofungini includes:
- a CDS encoding Rv1733c family protein — translated: MRMFLRARNPGWRWRHNPLRRRSDVMEAWILLLAWAAGLAGGTAVGVLGAQAMDDAVERQRAARHPVRAVLSETAPGGARDGDSDTGFDRVRARVRWADGDGILHHGRASVRPGTRKGTVLALWADAHGRLVSAPISRTDGTARVVVTGAGAASLTCLVFLAGGRVARLRVEQQATERWGHEWDQLGPRWGRAAG